A region of Chitinophaga horti DNA encodes the following proteins:
- a CDS encoding DUF5018 domain-containing protein, with protein sequence MRNIFSTIILTTFTAAMFSGCAKPDAVTPKDANELSDIYGTKTSQGRDRLFEARYSTAKDTIYFDIPYFYPADSDEETDLTQIILRGTIPTDARLMPSLGTTMDLSKPFDLVVTSGTGLKKKYVVVGKKVGDNVLRKAVLTFTADGVQQQLEGVVQPNNDVIFYVVPGVDVSGATISYEINPHSNASIATGAAVNLAAGTQAFTITGVDGVARTYTLKAQEPVKQPYGIGITRKLFSKTAAELGFVTHNDVAIAVSGDYLVLCRRLSSGSNYRVYNRFTGAYLQDMHYPFGTQISFQIAEDNKGRILAASWAPKNAKFILYKYNNPMDASPVKLLEWTNNNPAGITLDGGVGRRVNIYGDLNGDAVIMAPAGQSTTILRWRIAGGVLVNQNPEVLIYQSITGAAHLGYYAEAQPVSATANANYFINYQFEIGYVNGATQSRLAGFVNDAQIFGSYHMPTNYTTFNNANYLAILKYTSGVGANNIARLSLFDVTNTSLLGTAFNSVVYPSFNVFVSAEELRGDTNPNGTGDVAIGFTENGERMQIYTLLTNAGLMGHEFTNYAK encoded by the coding sequence ATGAGGAACATTTTTTCGACCATCATACTCACCACCTTTACCGCCGCTATGTTCAGCGGCTGTGCCAAGCCCGACGCGGTAACGCCGAAAGATGCCAACGAATTGTCGGACATCTACGGTACTAAAACTTCGCAGGGCCGCGACAGGTTGTTCGAAGCGCGCTACAGCACCGCGAAAGACACTATTTACTTCGATATCCCTTACTTCTACCCGGCAGATTCCGACGAGGAAACAGACCTTACGCAGATCATCCTGCGCGGTACCATTCCTACCGATGCCCGCCTGATGCCGTCCCTCGGCACGACCATGGACCTTTCCAAACCCTTCGACCTGGTAGTTACATCCGGTACGGGTTTAAAGAAGAAGTATGTGGTGGTTGGTAAAAAAGTAGGCGATAACGTATTGCGTAAAGCAGTACTCACGTTTACGGCCGATGGCGTACAGCAGCAGCTCGAAGGCGTGGTGCAACCCAACAACGACGTGATCTTTTACGTGGTGCCGGGTGTAGACGTGAGTGGTGCGACCATCAGCTACGAGATCAATCCGCACTCAAACGCATCTATTGCAACAGGTGCGGCGGTAAACCTGGCTGCCGGTACGCAGGCCTTTACTATTACGGGTGTAGACGGAGTAGCGAGAACGTATACTTTAAAAGCGCAGGAGCCGGTGAAACAGCCGTATGGCATTGGTATTACCCGCAAACTGTTTTCTAAAACCGCTGCGGAACTGGGCTTCGTTACCCATAACGATGTTGCCATTGCCGTGAGTGGCGATTACCTGGTATTGTGCCGCAGGTTATCCAGCGGGTCCAACTACCGCGTATACAACCGCTTTACCGGTGCTTACCTGCAGGATATGCATTATCCGTTCGGTACACAGATCTCTTTCCAGATTGCGGAAGACAATAAAGGAAGGATACTGGCCGCTTCATGGGCGCCTAAGAACGCGAAGTTCATCCTTTACAAATACAACAACCCGATGGATGCCAGCCCGGTTAAACTGCTGGAATGGACGAACAACAACCCCGCGGGCATTACACTCGACGGCGGTGTAGGTCGCAGGGTAAACATTTACGGTGATCTTAACGGCGATGCGGTAATCATGGCCCCAGCCGGCCAGAGTACCACCATCCTGCGCTGGAGAATAGCCGGCGGCGTACTGGTCAATCAAAACCCGGAAGTACTTATCTATCAATCTATCACCGGTGCAGCTCACCTGGGTTATTATGCAGAAGCACAGCCGGTATCGGCCACCGCTAATGCGAACTATTTCATCAACTACCAGTTCGAGATCGGGTATGTGAATGGCGCCACGCAGTCGAGGTTAGCAGGTTTTGTGAACGATGCGCAGATATTCGGCAGCTATCATATGCCGACGAACTATACCACCTTTAACAACGCTAATTACCTGGCGATTCTGAAGTATACGAGCGGTGTGGGTGCGAACAACATTGCCAGGTTAAGCCTGTTCGATGTAACCAATACGTCGTTGCTGGGCACCGCGTTCAACAGTGTGGTATACCCATCCTTTAACGTGTTTGTTTCTGCGGAAGAGCTGCGCGGCGATACTAACCCGAACGGAACAGGCGACGTGGCCATTGGCTTTACCGAGAATGGTGAAAGGATGCAGATATATACTTTGCTGACCAACGCCGGCCTCATGGGACATGAGTTTACCAATTACGCCAAATAA
- a CDS encoding RagB/SusD family nutrient uptake outer membrane protein — protein sequence MKINKLINIKNACLLAGAMVAMNGCKIDITPPDRYTEGTIFANPANMEQYIFGMYSEFKTFAFGEFPIGYSGNTDGLTDLLKYTSMVSGNGTINVLATDASRVNAASPHLNYWGTGYTRIRRLNEFIHGLYNYAKVDEATRNRYEAEARFIRGYVYFWLVKLHGSVILLDNLDQYSVYRRERSSEEDCYKFIANDFAFAAANLPKEWTSAGTGRATKGAAFGMLARTWLYAASIAEYDRKQFNDDPLTGIPAANAQTYYTNAAQASDSVIQLANEGYYRLENNYADAFTNKNTKEALFKLDFVSPNVTHNYDLGFAPKGDYPDATLVYGVPTAELVDEYEMADGSDFSWGDNVKAANPYANREPRFYASILYNGAAWKGRTINTTPGSVEGWIQYGSTTEPKTTVTGYYARKMLTQTATNFPQVKSTQSWSEMRYAEVLLINAEAKTKINKLEEARTSLLAVRDRVDLPVTNAVTPEQMMIAIEHERIVELAFEGHRYWDLRRWRKAHIVLNDVKFHGHKVTPNGATFKYEVVDADDTNREFTPSLYYMPIITSELQANLGLSQIKPW from the coding sequence ATGAAGATCAACAAACTTATCAATATAAAGAATGCCTGCCTGCTGGCAGGGGCCATGGTGGCGATGAACGGCTGTAAAATAGATATTACGCCCCCCGACCGGTATACAGAAGGTACCATCTTCGCTAACCCGGCTAATATGGAGCAGTACATCTTTGGTATGTACAGCGAGTTTAAAACATTTGCCTTCGGCGAGTTCCCGATCGGCTACAGCGGTAATACCGACGGCCTTACCGACTTGCTGAAATATACCTCCATGGTATCCGGCAATGGTACGATTAACGTACTGGCTACGGATGCCAGCAGGGTGAACGCTGCCAGTCCGCACCTGAATTACTGGGGCACCGGCTACACCCGCATCCGCAGGCTGAATGAATTTATACATGGCTTGTACAACTACGCGAAAGTAGATGAAGCAACCCGCAACCGCTACGAGGCCGAAGCGCGTTTCATTCGCGGCTACGTATATTTCTGGCTGGTAAAACTGCATGGCAGCGTTATTTTGCTCGACAACCTGGACCAATACAGTGTGTACAGGCGCGAGCGTTCATCCGAAGAGGATTGCTACAAGTTTATTGCAAACGACTTTGCTTTCGCGGCGGCGAATCTGCCTAAAGAATGGACCAGCGCAGGCACCGGTCGTGCTACCAAAGGCGCGGCATTTGGTATGCTGGCGCGCACCTGGTTGTATGCAGCGTCTATCGCGGAGTATGACAGGAAACAATTTAATGATGATCCGCTGACGGGTATACCTGCTGCAAATGCTCAAACCTATTACACCAACGCGGCTCAGGCATCCGACTCTGTCATCCAACTCGCCAATGAAGGCTATTACAGGCTGGAGAATAATTACGCGGATGCGTTTACGAACAAGAATACAAAGGAAGCGCTGTTTAAGCTCGACTTCGTGTCACCGAACGTAACCCATAACTATGATTTAGGTTTTGCGCCTAAGGGTGATTATCCCGATGCGACACTTGTTTACGGAGTACCTACTGCGGAACTGGTAGATGAGTATGAAATGGCAGACGGTTCCGATTTCAGCTGGGGCGACAATGTGAAAGCCGCCAATCCGTATGCGAATCGTGAGCCTCGTTTTTATGCTTCCATCCTTTACAACGGCGCTGCCTGGAAAGGTCGTACCATCAACACCACTCCGGGCTCTGTGGAAGGCTGGATTCAATATGGTTCTACTACGGAACCTAAAACAACCGTAACCGGTTATTATGCACGGAAGATGCTGACGCAAACGGCCACCAACTTCCCGCAGGTGAAAAGCACCCAAAGCTGGAGTGAGATGCGTTATGCGGAAGTACTGCTGATCAATGCAGAAGCGAAAACCAAGATCAATAAACTGGAAGAGGCCCGTACCTCCCTGCTGGCTGTACGTGATCGTGTAGACCTGCCCGTTACCAATGCCGTTACGCCCGAACAGATGATGATCGCGATAGAGCATGAGCGTATCGTTGAACTGGCGTTCGAAGGCCATCGTTACTGGGACCTGCGCCGCTGGCGTAAAGCACATATCGTATTGAACGATGTGAAGTTCCACGGACATAAGGTGACACCGAACGGCGCCACGTTTAAGTACGAGGTAGTAGATGCAGACGATACCAACAGGGAGTTTACCCCATCGCTGTATTACATGCCGATCATCACTTCCGAACTGCAGGCCAATCTCGGTCTTTCACAGATTAAACCCTGGTAG
- a CDS encoding SusC/RagA family TonB-linked outer membrane protein, giving the protein MDQSTRSLKSLRRLLLMMLGLLQLGALSAQTITVKGTVKDAKGEALPGATIQVKEPKAVVAADPNGVFQVKASGATVTITVSMTGYTAATLTVATNKDIQVVLNESTTGLGEVVVVGYGQQRRATVVGSVSQISGEQLKQMPAMNVTNMLAGRLPGLTTLQQSGRPGADDATLRVRGVNSYNSSAAPLIIIDDVQRPSFANLDPNEIESITVLKDAVSTAVYGLQASNGIILITTKKGKNQRPVVSYTGAVTLNENTRFPKFLNGPDYMQWYNKGTDLDNDYREHTGANPTPYTYTQEQIDAVRNGTNTNPMLGNTDWLGQLIDNKAYSQQHNVEVRGGTDKVKYFTTAGMLSQDGVVKNTGFKRYNVRANITADLSDLLTVGMNIGVRQQQGRTPGISPDNTAYMNPFYQAVRMLPNMPMYTEDGYPTAYFSNAGWINPIAAVERSGFQNTESNVFNGQMNVGLKVPYVKGLEIKLLAAYDKTGTENKSWLSPYEMRGRNRDQVTGNWEVIRVQPGISTTVLRQSYSQNYRKTFQPSISYNNTFGNHSFTGLVLYEWSQAGTSVFSTGARNFALTDIKEIDYGSTAVDDFISPTGSSSISNSRAGLVARLNYNFKEKYLLEIANRWDASVMFAKQHRWQAFPAVGMGWVISKEDFFGNNPDIDFVKLKGSVGRLGNDKLSGVTFPYMQTYQLTSDPVMVIGGKPVQAIFTNSPPNVDLRWETSTTYNAGFETVFFKGKLGFDFEYFYKMTEDILDSQTSDVPASIGGYAPSARNFGIVANRGIDLQIRHNNNIGKFQYSVTGNFNWARNKVLRRIQNTGTAADLSLIGRPIGTKFGFIADGMYQTWAEAYDAPSPSGIVAPGFFRYRDLNGDGRITRTDDFAVIGRSNLPELMYGLNLDLRYGQFDFTALFQGAALANVSLAGTYEGSSGTSGVDDNTPFTKAFYGYGNAPYFLVENAWTPDNPNATLPRLTAYKSSQSAHNAHINSGWIRDGSYLRLKSAQLGYTVPKSVLSVAKIQSIRAYVSGFNLITWDKLKYLDPEMPNVNNGFYPQQRMYSAGVNVTF; this is encoded by the coding sequence ATGGATCAATCAACACGTTCTTTAAAATCCCTGCGCAGGTTATTGCTCATGATGTTGGGCCTTCTGCAGCTCGGGGCATTATCCGCGCAAACCATCACGGTGAAAGGTACCGTGAAGGATGCGAAAGGTGAAGCGTTGCCTGGGGCAACTATCCAGGTAAAGGAGCCGAAAGCCGTTGTGGCGGCCGACCCTAATGGCGTCTTCCAGGTGAAGGCCAGCGGTGCCACAGTTACCATTACGGTGAGTATGACGGGGTACACGGCCGCCACACTTACGGTGGCCACCAACAAAGATATACAGGTAGTGTTGAATGAAAGTACCACCGGCCTCGGCGAGGTGGTAGTCGTGGGCTATGGTCAGCAACGCCGCGCCACCGTTGTTGGTTCGGTATCGCAGATCAGCGGTGAGCAACTGAAACAGATGCCTGCCATGAACGTTACCAACATGCTGGCAGGCCGCCTGCCAGGCCTCACCACGCTGCAACAGAGCGGCCGCCCGGGTGCGGACGATGCCACGCTGCGCGTTCGTGGGGTAAACTCCTATAATAGCAGCGCCGCGCCTTTGATCATTATTGATGATGTGCAACGTCCTTCCTTCGCCAACCTCGATCCGAATGAGATCGAATCGATCACTGTATTGAAAGATGCAGTATCGACGGCGGTGTATGGCCTGCAGGCATCTAACGGCATCATCCTTATCACCACTAAAAAGGGTAAGAACCAACGTCCTGTAGTAAGTTATACAGGCGCGGTAACCCTGAATGAAAACACGCGTTTCCCTAAATTCCTGAACGGTCCGGATTACATGCAGTGGTATAATAAAGGTACCGACTTGGATAACGATTACCGCGAACATACCGGCGCTAACCCTACTCCCTATACGTATACACAGGAGCAGATAGATGCGGTGCGTAACGGTACCAACACCAACCCGATGCTGGGTAATACCGACTGGCTGGGGCAGCTGATTGACAATAAAGCGTACTCGCAACAGCATAACGTAGAAGTACGCGGCGGTACCGATAAAGTAAAATACTTCACCACTGCCGGCATGCTGAGCCAGGACGGCGTGGTGAAAAATACAGGCTTCAAACGTTACAACGTACGCGCAAACATCACCGCCGATCTCAGCGACCTGCTGACGGTTGGTATGAACATCGGCGTACGCCAGCAACAAGGCAGAACGCCCGGCATTTCTCCGGACAATACTGCTTACATGAACCCGTTTTACCAGGCGGTGCGTATGTTGCCGAACATGCCGATGTATACAGAAGATGGCTATCCTACCGCCTACTTCTCAAACGCCGGTTGGATCAACCCGATTGCAGCAGTTGAACGTTCCGGTTTCCAGAATACAGAGTCGAATGTGTTTAACGGGCAGATGAACGTGGGCTTGAAAGTGCCGTACGTGAAAGGCCTGGAGATCAAATTACTCGCGGCGTACGATAAAACAGGAACGGAGAATAAAAGCTGGTTGTCACCTTATGAAATGCGCGGCCGCAACCGCGACCAGGTTACAGGTAACTGGGAAGTGATCCGCGTGCAACCCGGTATCTCTACGACCGTATTGCGCCAGTCATACAGCCAGAACTATCGTAAAACATTCCAGCCGAGCATTAGCTACAACAATACTTTTGGCAATCACAGCTTCACCGGTTTGGTGTTGTATGAATGGTCGCAGGCAGGCACCAGCGTGTTCTCCACCGGTGCGAGGAACTTTGCGCTTACCGATATTAAAGAGATCGATTACGGCAGCACCGCGGTAGACGATTTTATTTCGCCTACAGGCAGCAGCAGTATCAGCAACTCCCGCGCGGGCCTGGTAGCACGTTTGAACTACAACTTTAAAGAAAAGTACCTGTTGGAAATCGCCAACCGTTGGGATGCATCTGTGATGTTTGCGAAACAACACCGCTGGCAGGCGTTTCCTGCGGTAGGTATGGGTTGGGTAATCAGCAAAGAAGACTTCTTCGGCAACAATCCCGATATCGACTTCGTAAAACTGAAAGGCTCTGTAGGCCGCCTGGGCAACGATAAACTATCAGGAGTTACGTTCCCTTACATGCAAACGTATCAGCTTACCTCCGACCCGGTAATGGTGATTGGCGGTAAACCGGTACAGGCGATTTTTACGAACAGTCCGCCTAACGTAGACCTGCGCTGGGAAACTTCTACCACTTACAACGCGGGTTTCGAGACCGTCTTCTTTAAAGGTAAACTCGGTTTTGATTTCGAATATTTCTACAAGATGACGGAAGACATCCTGGACAGTCAGACCTCCGATGTACCGGCTTCTATCGGTGGCTACGCTCCTTCCGCCAGGAACTTTGGTATTGTGGCTAACCGTGGTATCGATCTGCAGATCCGTCATAATAATAACATCGGCAAATTCCAGTATAGTGTAACAGGTAACTTTAACTGGGCGCGTAACAAAGTATTACGTCGCATCCAAAACACCGGTACTGCTGCAGATCTTAGCCTGATCGGCCGCCCGATCGGTACGAAGTTCGGTTTCATTGCCGATGGCATGTACCAGACCTGGGCAGAAGCGTATGATGCGCCATCACCGAGCGGCATTGTGGCGCCGGGCTTCTTCCGCTACCGCGATCTGAATGGTGACGGACGTATTACCCGTACAGACGATTTCGCCGTTATTGGCCGCAGCAATCTGCCTGAGTTGATGTATGGTTTAAACCTCGACCTCCGTTACGGACAGTTCGATTTCACCGCCCTGTTCCAGGGAGCGGCGCTGGCCAATGTTTCGCTTGCAGGTACTTATGAAGGTTCCAGCGGCACATCCGGCGTAGATGATAATACGCCTTTTACCAAAGCCTTTTACGGTTACGGTAACGCGCCTTATTTCCTGGTAGAAAACGCCTGGACGCCCGACAACCCGAATGCTACTTTGCCACGCCTCACCGCGTATAAATCTTCGCAGTCTGCCCACAACGCACACATCAACTCCGGCTGGATCCGCGACGGATCGTACCTGCGTCTGAAGTCGGCCCAACTGGGTTACACCGTGCCTAAATCAGTGTTAAGTGTAGCGAAGATCCAATCCATTCGTGCGTATGTATCCGGCTTTAACCTTATTACCTGGGACAAGCTGAAATACCTCGATCCGGAGATGCCGAACGTAAACAACGGTTTCTATCCGCAGCAGCGCATGTATTCCGCAGGTGTTAATGTAACCTTCTAA
- a CDS encoding family 10 glycosylhydrolase translates to MLKSLPLLLALSLFHYVCPAQTAPKRELRGAWIATYANIDWPNRTQTPAQQRAAFLTIVDHHKATGITSLYIQVRSQCDALYPSSIDPWSADLTGTQGIAPSTPWDPMQFMIEECHKRGIEFHAWINPYRAVANANNLPSFAANHVAKQHPDWLLSQGTLRVLDPGLPQVRNYITSVITDIVNRYDVDGIHFDDYFYPPAAGAGVTPYNDDSTYNADPRGFTVRGDWRRDNINLLISRLYDTIKVLKPWVKFGVSPSGIYRNSNNPEIGTATSGLEHYTTLYADTKRWLQEGWVDYIMPQVYWYMGQPGANYSVIVPWWNNQANNRHIYIGLAGYKVNDPAQGVNWANPSQIPNEVRYNRSFPYVYGQSVYNTSSMRSATKLGFRDSLRLDFYSKPALLPNMPWRDSIAPDAPNTVYASTSASDSIVLTWQKPVFNGNESDRARQFAIYRSTTPAINTDSVSNLLAITNTDTTVYIDKSIAANTTYYYLVTSLDRHHNESVVSNISTNTVPEIVCPGNQELPLTTNCSATMPDYTSLAVVNDTTGITFSQIPAAGSPVTNANNLVTLIATNAGGKADTCYFNVTTTDTSAPVLTAAIANNGSVILPGCTFTAGTQYDVNASDCSPVSYSYTLSRNGNTSAPVNATCLQGVNFAQGNTTVTWTVTDAAGNAAEYRYDIIVADQQAPVISKVYVTPPVLVLPNNQMRNVFLYYEVTDNCGSVNTTISVTSNDPAATNDWEVIDNHHLKLRAVRSKAGQYRVYTITVTATDAAGNTTTQQVQVCVVQFIYAFNEQTPGALDVTVKPNPAVHQFTLVLTSKTTAPLQLRILDMTGRIVETRNNAAANSTLTLGANYKPGIYFAEVTQNGARQVITLIKL, encoded by the coding sequence ATGCTAAAATCTTTACCCCTCCTGCTGGCACTCAGCTTATTCCACTACGTATGCCCGGCCCAAACTGCCCCTAAACGCGAACTGCGCGGCGCATGGATCGCAACGTATGCAAATATCGACTGGCCTAACAGGACGCAGACGCCTGCACAGCAGCGCGCAGCGTTCCTTACCATTGTCGATCACCACAAAGCGACCGGCATTACATCTTTATATATCCAGGTGCGCAGCCAGTGCGATGCGTTGTACCCGAGTAGCATCGATCCCTGGAGTGCCGACTTAACGGGCACGCAGGGCATAGCGCCCAGCACTCCCTGGGATCCCATGCAGTTTATGATCGAAGAATGTCACAAACGCGGCATCGAGTTTCATGCGTGGATCAATCCCTATCGGGCGGTGGCGAACGCGAACAACCTGCCTTCTTTTGCAGCTAATCATGTGGCGAAGCAGCATCCGGACTGGTTGCTGAGCCAGGGTACCTTACGTGTACTTGACCCGGGCCTACCTCAGGTGCGTAACTATATTACCAGCGTGATTACGGATATCGTTAACCGTTATGATGTAGATGGCATCCACTTCGATGACTATTTTTATCCGCCCGCAGCAGGTGCAGGTGTAACACCCTACAACGACGATAGCACGTATAATGCTGATCCGCGTGGGTTTACGGTGCGTGGTGACTGGCGGAGAGATAATATCAACCTGCTGATCAGCCGCCTGTACGACACGATCAAGGTATTAAAGCCCTGGGTGAAATTCGGCGTGTCGCCATCGGGCATTTACCGCAACAGTAACAATCCCGAAATAGGTACTGCCACGAGCGGCCTGGAACATTACACCACCCTGTACGCGGACACCAAACGCTGGCTGCAGGAAGGCTGGGTCGATTACATTATGCCGCAGGTGTATTGGTATATGGGCCAACCCGGCGCCAATTACAGTGTGATCGTTCCATGGTGGAACAACCAGGCCAATAACCGGCACATCTATATTGGTCTGGCTGGCTATAAGGTAAATGATCCCGCACAAGGTGTTAACTGGGCAAATCCCTCGCAAATACCAAATGAGGTACGTTACAACCGCAGCTTTCCTTACGTGTACGGACAGTCAGTGTACAACACATCGAGTATGCGCAGCGCGACCAAACTCGGTTTCCGCGATTCGCTCCGCCTCGATTTCTACAGCAAACCAGCATTGCTGCCTAACATGCCCTGGCGCGACAGCATTGCCCCGGATGCGCCTAACACCGTATACGCCAGCACGTCCGCCAGCGACTCTATCGTACTTACGTGGCAGAAGCCTGTTTTTAACGGCAACGAAAGCGACCGAGCCCGCCAGTTCGCGATTTATCGCAGCACCACGCCTGCGATCAATACCGACAGCGTAAGTAACCTGCTGGCCATCACCAACACCGACACCACCGTTTACATTGATAAAAGCATTGCAGCCAATACCACCTATTATTACCTCGTTACTTCGCTGGACAGGCACCACAATGAAAGCGTCGTATCCAACATCAGCACGAACACGGTGCCGGAGATTGTTTGTCCGGGCAACCAGGAATTGCCGCTTACGACAAATTGCTCGGCCACTATGCCAGACTATACTAGCCTGGCAGTAGTAAATGACACCACCGGCATCACTTTCTCGCAAATACCCGCCGCAGGATCACCAGTAACAAATGCCAATAACCTTGTTACGTTGATAGCGACCAATGCAGGCGGCAAGGCAGATACCTGTTACTTTAACGTCACTACTACCGACACATCCGCACCGGTGTTAACCGCAGCCATCGCCAATAATGGCAGCGTGATCCTACCTGGCTGCACCTTTACCGCCGGCACGCAGTACGATGTGAATGCCAGCGACTGTTCACCGGTAAGCTATAGTTACACCCTTAGCCGCAACGGCAATACGTCCGCACCGGTTAATGCTACCTGCCTGCAAGGTGTCAACTTCGCGCAGGGCAACACCACCGTTACCTGGACCGTAACCGACGCCGCCGGCAACGCCGCCGAATACCGCTACGACATAATCGTGGCCGACCAGCAGGCGCCGGTGATCAGCAAGGTATATGTAACACCGCCTGTACTTGTACTGCCTAATAACCAGATGCGCAACGTGTTCCTGTATTACGAAGTGACCGATAACTGCGGCAGCGTAAATACCACCATCAGCGTAACCAGTAACGATCCAGCTGCGACTAACGACTGGGAGGTGATTGACAACCACCACCTGAAACTGAGGGCCGTACGCAGCAAGGCTGGTCAGTACCGTGTATACACCATCACCGTCACCGCCACCGATGCTGCCGGCAACACCACGACGCAGCAGGTGCAGGTTTGTGTGGTGCAGTTCATTTACGCCTTCAATGAACAAACGCCTGGCGCGCTGGACGTAACTGTGAAGCCTAACCCGGCCGTTCACCAGTTCACGCTCGTATTAACAAGTAAAACCACCGCTCCACTCCAACTCCGCATCCTCGACATGACCGGCAGAATAGTGGAAACCAGAAATAATGCCGCTGCAAACAGCACCCTCACCCTTGGCGCGAACTACAAACCGGGCATCTACTTCGCCGAAGTAACCCAAAACGGCGCCCGCCAGGTGATTACACTGATTAAACTGTAG
- a CDS encoding ribonuclease H-like YkuK family protein: MEQRNSWRRLNGMMVQTPIREEVRQVLLTAQEQGHTMKVCIGTDSQVKGRCTKFATVIVFIRKGKGGFMYLRKEEIYRKMSIKERMLDEVARTVDTAYQLTDLFTAFNVDMEVHADINTNPAFKSNDALKEAMGYIMGMGFSFRMKPDAFASSSCANKVVQ; encoded by the coding sequence ATGGAGCAGCGTAACAGCTGGCGGCGGTTAAATGGAATGATGGTGCAAACACCCATCAGGGAGGAGGTTCGGCAGGTGTTGTTAACAGCACAGGAACAGGGCCACACCATGAAAGTTTGCATCGGGACCGACAGCCAGGTAAAAGGCAGATGCACGAAGTTTGCCACCGTGATCGTATTCATCCGCAAAGGGAAAGGCGGATTTATGTATCTCCGGAAAGAGGAGATCTATCGCAAGATGAGCATCAAAGAAAGGATGCTGGACGAAGTAGCCAGAACAGTGGATACGGCTTACCAGCTGACAGACCTTTTTACTGCATTTAATGTGGATATGGAGGTGCATGCAGACATCAACACCAATCCCGCTTTCAAAAGCAACGATGCTTTGAAGGAAGCGATGGGTTACATCATGGGGATGGGATTCTCCTTCAGGATGAAGCCGGATGCCTTTGCCAGCTCCAGCTGTGCAAACAAAGTGGTGCAATAA